The segment AGGTAATATGGGCAGGGCTACCTCTGATTATCAAAAGGCATGTGATTTGGGGTTTAAACTAGCGTGCGAGGGTTTGCAGAAGACTTTAAAAAATAGGTAGGGCTTAAGGAGGTATAGCGGAGCTCTTCAAGTAAGGCATTAATGTATATTGCTAACTTATTTATATGGTAGATTGCCCCATCCTAAAGATCTTTAGAGTTTCAGGGATGTTGTTTTTTATATCATCCAGTTGGAATGTTTGAGGCAGAAGCGTAAGCCCCCAGTCAGGGTCGAATATTCCTATCTGAAGGTTTCGATCTTTGAACACTTGAATGATAATAAATTTCTTTATAAAATATTTATCTTGCACCTCCTTGGGCATCATATGTGTGGTATTTTCTCCTTTAGGGCCAAATCTTTCTACTGCTTCGCCAGACTCAATCGGTTCAAACTTTATAGATTTAATGTATTGATCAAGTTCAGTAAATATCACCTCTTTTGGAAATATAACAATGCCGAAATTTTCTGAATTTTTATAGAGCTGATATTCATAAGCATGAGAAGAAACAGCAAAATAGGGGTTAATATTGAAGAAAAAAACGATAATTGAGGAAATAAGAAGCTTTTGCATTGTTTTATTAAACAACAAATTACTATTATATGTCAAATAAAATATAAGGCGAAGTCCGCATCTATTAGACTATAACCTTTAATCACCCCATGGCTCATGGGCAGAAGATAGTATATGCAATGGGTTGAAGGGTTAAAAGATTTGATAAAAAAGATAGATTTGTCTAAAATATGGCAAAGTATGAAAGGGGAATATTGCTGTTTGCAATTGTGGATGGGAAAGGGTAAAGTTTCATCATGACTCAGCAAGAGGCTAAAAAAATTATAACCGACGCCATTCAATCAGGCAGAAAATCCCTTCCTGAGCCAGAGGCGTTAGGCATTTTAAAGGCATGGGGAATACCTGTGCCGCAATATTTTGTTGCGAAAGATAAAAGTCTGGCAATAGGCGCTGCGAATAATATTGGTTACCCCGTTGTGCTTAAGATTCTATCAAGTGATATTATACACAAGACAGAGGCAGGCGGTGTAAAGACAGGGCTTAAGAACGATCAGGATATTGATGATGCATTTAATGAGATGATGTTTGAGATATCAGACAATTATGCAACTGCAAGGATTGAAGGTTTTTTGATAGAGAGGATGGCAGATAAGGGAGTAGAGGTGATTGTGGGAGGGGTTAGAGATGCGCAGTTTGGCCCGGCAGTAATGTTTGGGATCGGCGGCGTTATGGTAGAACTTTTAAAGGATGTTTCTTTCAGGCTTGCGCCTGTTACAAAGGTGGAATGCCTTGAGATGATAAAAGAGATAAAGGCATATCCGCTGCTTACAGGGTACAGAGGCAGCGAGCCTTGCGATATTGATGCGATTGCGGATGTGATTATAAAAGTCGGCGATATTATTAGCGAGATGGATGATATTAAGGAAATGGAGATAAATCCGCTTATCACCTATCCTGACAAGGTAATTGCCGTTGATGCAAGGGTGATATTAGTATGAATAAAACCCACGGCGGAAATATCTGGAAGATTGCGAAAGAGAATGAGC is part of the Deltaproteobacteria bacterium genome and harbors:
- a CDS encoding acetate--CoA ligase family protein, whose product is MTQQEAKKIITDAIQSGRKSLPEPEALGILKAWGIPVPQYFVAKDKSLAIGAANNIGYPVVLKILSSDIIHKTEAGGVKTGLKNDQDIDDAFNEMMFEISDNYATARIEGFLIERMADKGVEVIVGGVRDAQFGPAVMFGIGGVMVELLKDVSFRLAPVTKVECLEMIKEIKAYPLLTGYRGSEPCDIDAIADVIIKVGDIISEMDDIKEMEINPLITYPDKVIAVDARVILV